Sequence from the Paramisgurnus dabryanus chromosome 3, PD_genome_1.1, whole genome shotgun sequence genome:
TGAATTACACAAAATGAAAAGTACAGTAGCTTGTATGATAGAAAAGATGATGGGTGCAAAGTTCATCCATCTGCTGTTATCAGTCCATCACACCTGTCAGACTAACGTGCTCTTTTTCTCTACGCCTGGAGGTTCGTAGGTGGTCACCATCTTGTTCTGGTCCCACCGGGCGTTGGCGGGCGAGCTTTGCATGACCACCAGCCGTATGGGAGCGGGGTTGAGGTTGGGCATAGGGTCGGGTGCGTACTCCTTCGTGGGGTCTTTTCCCTGGCAGTCGTAGAGGATGCAGGAGATGAGGAAGACGAGGAGAAGAATGACATAGCTGGCGATGAGGATGATGAGGTTGAGGGTGACCGGGTCTATCTCAACATCGTCTGCGATGAAGCTCATGGCTGCGGTTTAATGGGGTCCAAAGCGACAATGCAGAACAGTCAGACCTTTAGTCTTGTCTGACAACAAACCTCTGACAAACAAACGCTCACAcagatgagatgagatgagagGGATTAGATCTGGTGCTCACCAACAAATCCCTCTTTTCCtataactataaataaaccacacTTAATAGGCCTACAGTGTATGGGGTCTGAGCCAGCAGGAGAGTCTTAATTTTAGAAATCAAGCAGAAAAGTGTGCACAGATCACACCTAAAAATGTCAGGATACTATTGCAATGAATGTATAACAAAGAAAGTGACATTTATTTCAAAAAAGataataagaataaataaaaaaagccCTAAGCTGTGTGGTAGGGTAGGGTACTTTTCCCATAGTAAAGCAGCATTATTGGGGAAAAAAATGAATCAATTCTTGTGCTGCTATGTAATGCAATTCATTTAAGTTAAATGAAATTGTAggtataataagtaaaaaaaaaaatgatgacgTCTGATCATGACCAGCATGATGTGTTTGGACCAGCAGAGGGCAGCAGTGTACAGCACTAAACACATGCACAAACcttataattttcacacatacaaacatttgttttaatggttaactttaaaaat
This genomic interval carries:
- the LOC135768874 gene encoding small integral membrane protein 36-like; translated protein: MSFIADDVEIDPVTLNLIILIASYVILLLVFLISCILYDCQGKDPTKEYAPDPMPNLNPAPIRLVVMQSSPANARWDQNKMVTTYEPPGVEKKSTLV